Proteins encoded in a region of the Victivallis lenta genome:
- a CDS encoding DUF3795 domain-containing protein, with translation MQINIAPCGLVCSRCDAYRATQENSPEKLELVAADWRKRYHCDDIRAELIPCDGCMTEGGRKCHHCEHSCEIRKCVGGKQVKVCSECAEYPCEKLSGFFEYVPEAQAEPMKKLLDAIAEVEKNMHSAF, from the coding sequence ATGCAAATCAATATTGCTCCCTGCGGCTTGGTCTGTTCCCGTTGCGACGCCTATCGCGCCACACAGGAAAACAGCCCTGAAAAACTTGAACTCGTTGCGGCCGACTGGCGCAAACGGTATCATTGCGATGACATCAGGGCCGAATTGATTCCCTGCGACGGCTGTATGACCGAAGGCGGGCGCAAATGCCATCACTGCGAGCATTCGTGTGAAATCCGCAAGTGCGTCGGGGGAAAGCAGGTGAAGGTCTGTTCGGAGTGCGCGGAATATCCGTGTGAAAAGCTCTCCGGCTTCTTCGAGTATGTCCCGGAAGCGCAGGCGGAACCGATGAAAAAATTGCTTGATGCCATCGCCGAAGTCGAGAAAAACATGCATTCGGCGTTCTGA